In Gemmobacter sp. 24YEA27, a genomic segment contains:
- the rarD gene encoding EamA family transporter RarD, translated as MEHSPSPKPQPAGSQEGDSLSGFLYALSAYLLWGFLPLYMKALDHVSPIEVVAHRVIWALPVALLILALTRRTADLKAALRNPAMLGMTLVTAGLISVNWGFYVYAITSGRALDAALGYYINPLFSILLGAVLLGERLRGVQWLAILAAFIGVAILTLEAGRLPVLALALTLTWGFYAYFKKSLPIGPNQGFTLEVMVLLLPALAVIGWLATSGEMQFLHGPGWQSAMLFLLGLVTAGPLILYANGAKKLRLTTIAIMQYIAPTMIFLTAVFVFDEPFSRQKLIAFGFIWLGLVIYSLSMLRRTGTKPEF; from the coding sequence ATGGAACACAGCCCCTCCCCCAAACCACAGCCCGCCGGTTCGCAGGAAGGAGACAGCCTCTCCGGGTTCCTCTACGCGCTGTCCGCCTATCTTCTCTGGGGATTTCTGCCGCTTTATATGAAGGCGCTGGATCATGTCTCGCCGATCGAAGTGGTGGCACATCGGGTGATCTGGGCGCTGCCGGTCGCGCTGCTGATCCTTGCCCTGACGCGCCGGACTGCAGATCTGAAGGCGGCTTTGCGCAATCCGGCGATGCTCGGGATGACGCTGGTTACGGCAGGGCTGATCTCGGTCAACTGGGGGTTCTATGTCTATGCGATCACCTCCGGGCGGGCGCTGGATGCGGCGCTTGGTTATTACATCAACCCGCTGTTCTCGATCCTGCTGGGCGCCGTGTTGCTGGGCGAGCGGTTGCGCGGCGTGCAATGGCTCGCAATTCTTGCGGCCTTCATCGGGGTCGCGATTCTGACCCTCGAGGCCGGGCGTCTGCCAGTCCTCGCGCTGGCCCTGACGCTGACCTGGGGCTTTTACGCCTATTTTAAGAAGAGCCTGCCGATCGGTCCGAACCAGGGCTTCACCCTGGAGGTAATGGTGCTGCTGCTGCCGGCGCTGGCGGTGATCGGCTGGCTGGCCACATCGGGTGAGATGCAGTTTCTGCACGGGCCTGGATGGCAGAGCGCAATGTTGTTCCTGCTGGGGCTGGTGACCGCAGGGCCGCTGATCCTCTATGCCAATGGCGCCAAGAAGCTGCGGCTGACGACCATCGCGATCATGCAATATATCGCGCCGACGATGATCTTCCTGACCGCGGTTTTCGTTTTTGACGAGCCGTTCAGCCGGCAAAAACTGATCGCTTTCGGCT
- a CDS encoding deoxyguanosinetriphosphate triphosphohydrolase gives MLAAFACQPEESRGRLFDEGMSTFRSPFQRDRDRIIHSSAFRRLKHKTQVFVEHEGDYYRTRLTHSIEVAQVARTISGVLGLNTDLAEAIALAHDLGHTPFGHTGEDALARLMQPYGGFDHNAQALRIVTRLERHYAGFDGLNLTWETLEGIAKHNGPVIGPNADDKHKHDPDHLPYALDEVNRAWDLELSTHASAEAQVAAIADDVAYSHHDLHDGLRSGLFSEDDLMELPVAGPAFRKVDELYPGLDRMRRRHEALRRVFGRMVEDVIHVAQNRLDAAQPQSVSEIRHMGTTIIRFSKPLYQELKAVRSFLFHRMYRAPSVMEVRARVTGVMDDLFPLFLNQPELLPAEWQEDIRDAGQDETTLARIVADYVAGMTDRFAIQEHARLFNCAPVTDGA, from the coding sequence ATGCTTGCCGCTTTTGCCTGTCAGCCAGAAGAGTCGCGTGGGAGGCTGTTTGACGAAGGAATGAGCACATTCCGCTCGCCCTTTCAGCGGGATCGCGACCGGATCATTCATTCCTCGGCTTTCCGCCGCCTCAAGCACAAGACACAGGTCTTTGTCGAACATGAGGGCGATTACTACCGCACCCGCCTGACCCATTCGATCGAGGTCGCACAGGTGGCGCGCACGATTTCGGGGGTGCTGGGGCTGAACACCGATCTGGCCGAGGCGATCGCGCTGGCGCATGATCTGGGTCATACGCCCTTTGGCCATACCGGCGAAGATGCACTGGCACGGCTGATGCAGCCCTATGGCGGCTTTGACCATAATGCCCAGGCGCTGCGCATCGTGACGCGGCTGGAACGTCACTATGCGGGCTTTGACGGCCTGAACCTGACCTGGGAGACGCTGGAAGGCATTGCGAAACACAATGGCCCGGTGATCGGGCCCAATGCCGATGACAAACACAAGCATGACCCCGACCACTTGCCCTATGCGCTGGACGAGGTGAACCGCGCCTGGGATCTGGAGCTTTCCACCCATGCCAGCGCCGAGGCCCAGGTCGCGGCCATTGCCGATGACGTGGCCTATTCGCATCACGACCTGCATGACGGGTTGCGCTCGGGGCTTTTCTCCGAGGATGACCTGATGGAACTGCCGGTCGCCGGCCCTGCCTTCCGCAAGGTCGACGAGCTTTACCCAGGGCTCGACCGTATGCGCCGCAGGCATGAAGCGCTGCGCCGCGTCTTTGGCCGTATGGTGGAAGACGTGATCCATGTGGCGCAAAACCGGCTTGATGCCGCACAGCCACAATCGGTGAGTGAGATCCGCCATATGGGCACCACGATCATCCGCTTCTCAAAGCCGCTTTACCAGGAACTGAAAGCGGTGCGCAGCTTCCTCTTCCACCGGATGTATCGCGCGCCCTCGGTGATGGAGGTGCGGGCGCGGGTGACGGGTGTGATGGATGATCTCTTCCCGCTGTTCCTGAACCAGCCGGAGCTTTTGCCCGCTGAATGGCAGGAAGACATTCGTGATGCCGGCCAGGATGAAACCACGCTTGCCCGCATCGTCGCGGATTATGTGGCAGGGATGACCGACCGTTTCGCGATCCAGGAACATGCGCGCCTCTTCAATTGCGCGCCGGTGACCGACGGGGCCTGA